One genomic region from Nocardia vinacea encodes:
- a CDS encoding phospholipase C: protein MCAASPFSGLNRRQFLAKAAAAGAVGALASWADPIIERAYAADPAGTGGLGDIEHFVLLMQENRSFDHYFGTMSGVRGFGEGAKAWQQYGWMPGVGPTPDGFVNPFRLDTTRGTTLDGECINDPDHSWGGMHRAWNGGANDQWMPMSIASVGPANAPAAMGYYLREDIPIHHELADAFTICDNYHCSVLGPTDPNRLYWISATIDPDGVAGGPLLETPTLIPQHVYSWRTYPENLSEAGVSWKVYNNRDAGPLSSVILDGMLGCFTQSSDPSCELARRGLAPVYPNDFQTDVANDTLPAVSWVIPSLINCEHPALPAAFGAYGIVQLLDILTSNPKVWEKTALIISYDENGGFFDHVAPPTAPAGTPGEFVTVPLDRVKASNGIAGPIGLGYRVPGLVISPYSRGGLVASETFDHTSQLRLLETRFGVEVPNLTRWRRSVTGDMTSAFDFGSNPDAAKPVLSDPKPKKDAAIAQCGPNIALGAANSGVPYPVPPNQMPTQQSGSRRRPSGIVRG from the coding sequence ATGTGCGCAGCGAGTCCGTTCAGTGGTCTCAACCGTAGGCAGTTCCTGGCGAAGGCCGCCGCGGCAGGAGCGGTGGGCGCATTGGCGTCCTGGGCCGATCCGATCATCGAACGCGCCTATGCCGCCGATCCGGCCGGCACCGGCGGCCTCGGCGATATCGAGCACTTCGTGCTGCTCATGCAGGAAAACCGTTCCTTCGACCACTATTTCGGCACCATGTCCGGCGTGCGCGGCTTCGGCGAGGGTGCCAAGGCGTGGCAGCAGTACGGGTGGATGCCCGGTGTCGGTCCGACCCCGGACGGCTTCGTGAATCCGTTCCGCCTCGACACCACCCGTGGCACGACCCTTGACGGTGAATGCATCAACGATCCGGACCACAGCTGGGGCGGTATGCACCGGGCCTGGAACGGCGGCGCCAACGACCAGTGGATGCCGATGTCCATTGCCAGTGTCGGCCCCGCCAACGCCCCCGCAGCCATGGGCTACTACCTGCGCGAGGACATTCCGATCCACCACGAACTCGCGGATGCGTTCACCATCTGTGACAACTACCACTGCTCGGTCCTGGGCCCGACGGACCCGAACCGGCTGTACTGGATCAGCGCCACCATCGACCCGGACGGCGTAGCCGGTGGGCCCCTGCTGGAGACGCCCACGCTGATCCCACAGCACGTCTACAGCTGGCGGACCTACCCGGAGAACCTCTCCGAGGCGGGCGTCAGCTGGAAGGTCTACAACAATCGCGATGCGGGCCCGCTGTCCTCGGTGATTCTGGACGGCATGCTCGGCTGTTTCACCCAATCCTCGGATCCGAGTTGCGAATTGGCTCGGCGCGGTCTTGCGCCGGTGTATCCCAACGACTTTCAGACCGATGTCGCCAACGACACGCTGCCCGCCGTGTCCTGGGTGATTCCGTCGTTGATCAACTGCGAACATCCCGCGTTGCCCGCGGCGTTCGGCGCATACGGCATCGTGCAATTGCTCGATATCCTCACCTCCAATCCGAAGGTGTGGGAGAAGACCGCGCTGATCATCAGCTACGACGAGAATGGTGGCTTCTTCGACCACGTCGCGCCGCCGACCGCGCCCGCGGGCACACCGGGCGAATTCGTCACCGTGCCACTGGATCGGGTGAAGGCGTCGAACGGTATCGCGGGTCCGATCGGTTTGGGCTACCGTGTTCCCGGCCTGGTGATTTCGCCGTACAGCCGCGGCGGGCTGGTCGCCTCGGAGACCTTCGATCACACCTCCCAGCTGCGGTTGCTGGAGACCCGCTTCGGCGTGGAGGTGCCGAATCTGACGCGGTGGCGACGTAGCGTCACCGGCGATATGACCTCGGCCTTCGATTTCGGCTCGAACCCGGATGCGGCGAAGCCGGTCCTGAGTGATCCGAAGCCGAAGAAGGATGCCGCGATCGCCCAGTGCGGCCCGAATATCGCACTGGGCGCCGCAAACTCGGGTGTTCCGTATCCGGTGCCGCCCAACCAGATGCCGACCCAGCAATCAGGCTCCCGGCGCCGTCCGAGTGGCATCGTGCGGGGCTAG
- a CDS encoding MMPL family transporter translates to MKSELAAPSGSGVEVMITGFAPAQADLIEIETADMQRAEALGLPVATAVLVLALGAVVAATLPITVTAAGIAVAVGVLFGLTTFLTFDSLVLSVATMIATGTAIDYAMFIVSRFNEESTRHGVRDRRSTQAIAAAVGAAIDTTGRTILASGFIVMISLCALSVVGLPMLNGVAIDHRGRSVRRTAPGIGRPYPASAWSARP, encoded by the coding sequence ATGAAGTCCGAATTGGCTGCCCCTTCGGGCTCGGGCGTCGAGGTCATGATCACCGGGTTCGCGCCCGCACAGGCCGATCTCATCGAAATCGAGACCGCCGATATGCAACGCGCCGAGGCCCTCGGCCTGCCCGTGGCGACCGCGGTGCTGGTGCTGGCCCTCGGTGCGGTGGTCGCGGCCACCCTGCCCATTACGGTCACGGCGGCGGGCATCGCGGTGGCCGTGGGCGTCCTCTTCGGCCTGACTACCTTTCTGACCTTCGATTCGCTGGTCCTCTCGGTGGCCACGATGATCGCCACCGGCACCGCGATCGACTACGCGATGTTCATCGTGAGCCGATTCAACGAGGAGTCGACCCGGCACGGAGTGCGCGATCGACGATCGACGCAGGCCATCGCGGCGGCCGTGGGCGCGGCGATCGATACGACCGGCCGCACCATTCTGGCCTCGGGATTCATCGTGATGATCTCGCTGTGCGCGCTGTCGGTGGTCGGGCTGCCGATGCTGAACGGTGTCGCGATCGATCACCGCGGCCGATCCGTTCGGCGAACAGCACCCGGAATCGGTCGGCCATATCCCGCATCTGCCTGGTCTGCCCGTCCTTGA
- the coaE gene encoding dephospho-CoA kinase, with translation MLRIGLTGGMGAGKSTVARILAELGAVIIDSDVIAREVVEPGTEGLTALVAAFGPDILAADGSLDRPALAAKAFGNDEARATLNSIVHPLVGKRTTELISAAPSDAILVQDIPLLVENGLAPLMNLVLIVDVPAETRIRRLVEFRNVSETDARARISAQATDEQRHAVADVLLDNSGEPGAIDPVVRQLWKQRLVPFEENLRTATPARRKELRVVPANPEWAAQAQRLIARLWVACGPAASRIDHIGSTAVPELPAKDVIDVQITVADLAAADGLRDALGAAGFPVRPDITADNPKPTAADPAGGDTALWAKRFHQSADPGRLANVHIRVAGSPGQEFALLFRDWLIADAAVRAEYLEVKLEAEAKAAGLTGAAATLAYLDVKEPWFDAAYPRAAAWRGSVER, from the coding sequence ATGTTGCGGATCGGCCTCACCGGAGGCATGGGAGCGGGCAAGTCGACGGTGGCGCGGATTCTCGCCGAGCTCGGCGCGGTGATCATCGATTCCGATGTGATCGCCAGGGAGGTCGTCGAGCCGGGTACCGAGGGCCTCACGGCGTTGGTGGCGGCGTTCGGCCCCGACATCCTCGCCGCCGACGGCAGTCTGGACCGGCCGGCGCTGGCGGCCAAGGCATTCGGAAACGACGAAGCCCGCGCCACGTTGAATTCCATTGTCCATCCATTGGTCGGTAAACGAACCACGGAATTGATTTCCGCCGCGCCATCGGATGCGATTCTCGTTCAAGATATTCCACTTCTGGTGGAAAACGGTCTCGCGCCGCTGATGAATCTCGTATTGATCGTCGATGTGCCCGCAGAAACTCGGATACGGCGATTGGTGGAATTCCGAAACGTTTCCGAAACGGATGCACGGGCGCGTATTTCGGCGCAGGCCACCGATGAACAGCGCCACGCCGTCGCGGATGTGCTGTTGGACAATAGCGGTGAACCGGGGGCTATTGATCCGGTTGTTCGGCAGTTGTGGAAGCAACGGTTGGTGCCGTTCGAGGAGAACTTACGCACGGCGACACCGGCGCGGCGCAAGGAGCTGCGCGTCGTGCCCGCGAATCCGGAGTGGGCGGCACAGGCGCAGCGGCTCATCGCCCGGCTGTGGGTGGCGTGTGGTCCGGCGGCATCGCGAATCGACCACATCGGCTCGACCGCGGTGCCGGAATTGCCCGCCAAGGATGTGATCGATGTGCAGATCACCGTCGCGGATCTGGCGGCCGCCGACGGGCTGCGAGATGCGTTGGGGGCGGCCGGTTTTCCGGTACGGCCCGATATCACCGCCGATAATCCGAAGCCGACGGCGGCGGATCCGGCGGGCGGCGATACGGCATTGTGGGCCAAGCGGTTTCACCAGAGTGCCGATCCGGGGCGGTTGGCGAATGTACATATCCGGGTGGCGGGGTCGCCGGGGCAGGAGTTCGCGCTGCTGTTCCGGGACTGGCTGATTGCCGATGCGGCGGTGCGCGCGGAGTATCTGGAGGTCAAGCTCGAGGCTGAGGCCAAGGCGGCCGGGCTGACCGGTGCGGCGGCGACGCTGGCGTATCTGGATGTGAAGGAACCATGGTTCGACGCTGCCTACCCGCGGGCAGCCGCCTGGCGCGGCAGCGTCGAACGCTGA
- a CDS encoding DUF402 domain-containing protein: MTQAPSVDVHRPKVEYFNLADLTNTDPKGFVRPVERYRTEPWGLYMARTSDHPQFHYIESWLLPGLSIRVTIFHYHPSHQRDQDYYLDLGQFTQVDPKKWKSVDHYLDIVVRSGRELELLDVDELLAAHTAGFITLREAQAAIEHASIAIDGIAANGYSLDRWLATLDITLTWL, encoded by the coding sequence ATGACACAGGCACCATCAGTGGACGTGCACAGGCCCAAGGTCGAGTACTTCAATCTCGCGGACCTGACCAACACGGACCCGAAGGGCTTCGTCCGGCCGGTCGAGCGCTACCGGACCGAGCCGTGGGGCCTGTACATGGCGCGCACCTCGGACCATCCGCAGTTCCATTACATCGAATCGTGGCTACTGCCCGGGCTTTCCATTCGGGTGACGATCTTCCACTATCACCCCTCGCACCAACGCGATCAGGACTACTACCTCGACCTCGGCCAATTCACCCAGGTCGATCCGAAGAAGTGGAAGTCGGTGGACCACTACCTCGATATCGTGGTGCGGTCGGGGCGCGAGCTCGAACTGCTCGACGTGGACGAGTTACTCGCCGCGCACACCGCAGGATTCATCACCCTCCGCGAAGCCCAGGCCGCCATCGAACACGCGTCCATCGCGATCGATGGCATCGCCGCCAACGGCTACTCGCTCGATCGCTGGCTCGCCACCCTGGACATCACCCTGACCTGGCTGTAG
- the uvrB gene encoding excinuclease ABC subunit UvrB — MAFATEIPAEGYEDRGTPLAHSEFRPVGEIERADAQFQVVSDHQPAGDQPAAIAELERRINAGERDVVLLGATGTGKSATTAWLIERLQRPTLVMAPNKTLAAQLANELREMLPNNAVEYFVSYYDYYQPEAYIAQTDTYIEKDSSINDDVERLRHSATSSLLSRRDVVVVASVSCIYGLGTPQSYLDRSVQLDVGTEIDRDAFLRLLVDVQYTRNDMSFTRGSFRVRGDTVEIIPSYEELAVRIEFFGDEIEALYYLHPLTGDVVRQVDTVRIFPATHYVAGPERMERAVRDIEKELEERLAELDRQGKLLEAQRLRMRTQYDLEMIRQVGFCSGIENYSRHIDGRAAGSAPATLLDYFPEDFLLVIDESHNTVPQIGGMYEGDMSRKRNLVEYGFRLPSAIDNRPLTWEEFAGRIGQTVYLSATPGPYELGQAGGEVVEQVIRPTGLVDPKVVVKPTKGQIDDLIHEIRQRTERDERVLVTTLTKKMSEDLTDYLLGLGVRVRYLHSEIDTLRRVELLRQLRLGEYDVLVGINLLREGLDLPEVSLVAILDADKEGFLRSTTALIQTIGRAARNVSGEVHMYADKVTASMQFAIDETERRRAKQVAYNESMGIDPQPLRKKIADILDQVYQEADDSEVAVGGSGRNASRGRRAQGEPGRAVSAGVYEGRDVKSMPRAELADLVKELTAQMMNAARELQFELAGRLRDEIADLKKELRGMDAAGLS, encoded by the coding sequence ATGGCATTCGCAACCGAAATCCCGGCGGAAGGCTACGAGGACCGGGGCACCCCGCTGGCGCATTCGGAGTTCCGGCCGGTCGGGGAGATCGAGCGGGCCGATGCGCAGTTCCAGGTCGTCAGCGATCACCAGCCGGCCGGTGATCAGCCCGCGGCCATTGCTGAACTCGAGCGTCGCATCAATGCGGGCGAGCGTGACGTGGTGCTGCTCGGCGCGACCGGCACCGGTAAATCGGCCACCACCGCCTGGCTGATCGAGCGGCTGCAGCGGCCGACGCTGGTGATGGCGCCGAATAAGACTCTCGCCGCGCAGCTAGCCAATGAGCTGCGAGAGATGTTGCCCAACAACGCCGTCGAGTACTTCGTCTCGTACTACGACTACTACCAACCCGAGGCCTACATCGCGCAGACCGATACCTATATCGAGAAGGACAGCTCGATCAACGACGATGTCGAGCGGCTGCGGCATTCGGCCACCTCGAGTCTGCTCTCGCGTCGCGATGTCGTGGTGGTCGCGTCGGTGTCGTGCATCTACGGCCTCGGTACACCGCAGTCGTATCTGGATCGGTCGGTGCAACTGGATGTCGGCACCGAAATCGATCGCGACGCATTCCTGCGGCTGCTGGTCGACGTGCAATACACCCGCAACGACATGTCCTTCACCCGCGGTTCGTTCCGGGTGCGCGGTGACACCGTCGAGATCATCCCGTCCTACGAGGAACTCGCGGTGCGCATCGAATTCTTCGGCGACGAGATCGAGGCGCTGTACTACCTGCATCCGCTCACCGGCGATGTGGTGCGGCAGGTCGATACCGTCCGGATCTTCCCGGCCACGCACTATGTCGCGGGTCCGGAGCGGATGGAGCGTGCGGTTCGCGATATCGAGAAAGAACTCGAGGAGCGGCTGGCAGAACTGGATCGCCAGGGCAAACTGTTGGAGGCGCAGCGGCTGCGTATGCGCACGCAGTACGACCTCGAGATGATCCGCCAGGTCGGATTCTGCTCGGGTATCGAGAACTACTCGCGCCATATCGACGGGCGTGCGGCGGGGTCCGCACCCGCCACGCTGCTGGATTACTTCCCGGAGGATTTCCTGCTCGTCATCGACGAGTCGCACAACACCGTCCCGCAGATCGGCGGCATGTACGAGGGCGATATGTCGCGCAAGCGCAACCTGGTCGAGTACGGGTTCCGGCTGCCGTCGGCGATCGACAACCGCCCGCTGACGTGGGAGGAGTTCGCCGGTCGGATCGGGCAGACGGTGTACCTCTCGGCCACGCCAGGTCCATACGAGCTCGGCCAGGCGGGCGGCGAGGTCGTCGAGCAGGTCATCCGGCCGACCGGGCTCGTCGACCCGAAGGTCGTGGTCAAGCCGACCAAGGGGCAAATCGACGATTTGATCCATGAGATCCGCCAGCGCACCGAGCGCGACGAACGGGTGCTGGTCACCACGCTCACGAAGAAGATGTCCGAGGATCTGACCGATTACCTGCTCGGACTCGGCGTCCGGGTGCGGTATCTGCACTCGGAAATCGATACGCTGCGCCGGGTCGAGCTGCTGCGGCAGTTGCGGCTCGGTGAGTACGACGTGCTCGTTGGCATCAACCTGCTCCGCGAGGGCCTCGACCTGCCCGAGGTATCGCTGGTGGCGATCCTGGACGCGGATAAGGAGGGTTTTCTGCGCAGCACTACCGCACTCATCCAGACCATCGGTCGTGCCGCCCGCAATGTGTCCGGCGAGGTGCACATGTACGCGGACAAGGTCACCGCGTCGATGCAGTTCGCCATCGACGAGACCGAACGCCGCCGGGCCAAGCAGGTCGCCTACAACGAATCGATGGGTATCGACCCACAGCCGCTGCGCAAGAAGATCGCCGACATTCTGGATCAGGTGTATCAGGAGGCCGATGACAGCGAGGTTGCCGTCGGCGGCTCTGGTCGCAACGCCAGCCGCGGCCGCCGCGCCCAGGGCGAGCCGGGGCGGGCGGTGAGCGCGGGGGTGTACGAGGGCCGGGACGTCAAGTCCATGCCGCGGGCCGAATTGGCCGATCTGGTCAAGGAACTCACCGCGCAGATGATGAATGCGGCCCGCGAGTTGCAGTTCGAATTGGCCGGTCGGCTGCGGGACGAGATCGCGGATCTGAAGAAGGAACTGCGCGGGATGGATGCCGCGGGGTTGAGTTGA
- a CDS encoding VOC family protein, translating to MSETANTVNPIADGYHSITCFLAVPDGNKAIEFYTNVFEAEVISRNDLPDGQPAHAELKIGDSTLQLGMPIPDNNVLAPNGEWVHTSIVHYCPDVDAVVKRAIENGARSAEEPQTFVTGDRFGVVLDPFGHRWAVLTKVENVSREEAERRVNEWMATQS from the coding sequence ATGAGCGAAACAGCGAACACCGTGAATCCCATCGCCGACGGCTACCACTCCATCACCTGCTTCCTGGCCGTTCCCGACGGCAATAAGGCAATCGAGTTCTATACCAACGTCTTCGAGGCCGAGGTGATCAGCCGCAATGATCTCCCCGACGGTCAGCCCGCACACGCCGAACTGAAGATCGGCGACTCGACACTGCAACTGGGCATGCCCATTCCGGACAACAATGTCCTGGCTCCCAATGGCGAATGGGTGCACACCTCGATCGTGCACTACTGCCCCGATGTCGACGCGGTCGTCAAGCGGGCCATCGAAAACGGCGCCCGCAGTGCGGAGGAGCCGCAGACCTTCGTAACCGGTGACCGCTTCGGCGTCGTCCTCGACCCCTTCGGCCACCGCTGGGCGGTGCTGACCAAGGTCGAGAATGTCTCGCGCGAAGAGGCCGAGCGCCGCGTCAACGAATGGATGGCCACCCAGAGCTGA
- a CDS encoding helix-turn-helix domain-containing protein: MTGAADGPVAVPALDNVKGILHPDEQARHRSLARLSAGPEVGGFVEWYWSVRWDLTGRPSYYAEVLPFPCVNVTFERSETRTGGFVNGVCTTKFVRELSGMGETFGARFRAGGFGAFTGLDVGAFRDTAVPLTDVLPEAAGLADRVLAECSDIKRRSIIEEFLIGRKAAADPNYRLVLRIVTAMEQDQELTRVDQVTDRFDIPIRTLQRMFRRYVGAGPKWVLRRYRLQDGADLLARGRIEDLAALATELGYFDQAHFSREFTAEVGMAPLEYAKNSLRFRNEVTSKVVPTRM, translated from the coding sequence GTGACCGGCGCAGCCGACGGGCCGGTCGCGGTGCCCGCGCTCGACAATGTGAAGGGCATTCTGCATCCCGACGAGCAGGCCAGACATCGCTCGTTGGCGCGGTTGTCGGCCGGGCCTGAGGTCGGAGGGTTCGTCGAGTGGTATTGGTCGGTGCGCTGGGATCTGACCGGTCGGCCGTCGTACTACGCCGAGGTGCTGCCGTTTCCGTGCGTGAATGTCACCTTCGAACGCAGCGAAACCCGCACCGGCGGTTTCGTCAACGGCGTCTGCACCACAAAGTTCGTCCGGGAGCTCAGCGGTATGGGGGAGACCTTCGGCGCACGCTTTCGCGCCGGTGGATTCGGTGCGTTCACCGGACTGGATGTCGGTGCGTTCCGGGACACCGCCGTGCCGCTCACGGACGTGCTGCCCGAGGCGGCCGGCCTGGCCGACCGCGTTTTGGCCGAATGCTCGGATATCAAGCGCCGCAGCATAATCGAGGAGTTCCTCATCGGCCGAAAGGCTGCGGCAGATCCCAACTACCGACTGGTGCTGCGCATCGTCACCGCTATGGAACAGGACCAAGAACTGACCAGGGTCGATCAGGTCACCGATCGGTTCGATATCCCGATCCGCACATTACAGCGGATGTTCCGGCGCTATGTCGGTGCCGGACCGAAATGGGTGCTGCGCCGATACCGGCTCCAGGACGGAGCCGATCTACTCGCACGCGGGCGCATCGAAGATCTCGCCGCACTGGCCACCGAGCTGGGTTATTTCGATCAAGCGCATTTCTCGCGTGAGTTCACGGCGGAAGTCGGAATGGCTCCACTGGAATACGCCAAGAATTCGCTACGCTTCCGTAACGAGGTGACTTCGAAGGTCGTCCCGACCAGAATGTAG
- a CDS encoding DoxX family protein produces the protein MDVLVLIGRVLFVVLFFSSAFGHFTQTDAMTDYARSRGLPQPRVAVLAGGVVLAVGGLSVLLGVWADLGALLLVIMLVPTAFLMHQFWKETDPQAQQGEMIHFNKDLALAGAALMLFAFFAHVDELGLTITGPLFTGL, from the coding sequence ATGGATGTCTTGGTCTTGATAGGGCGAGTACTTTTCGTGGTGTTGTTCTTCAGTTCCGCGTTCGGGCATTTCACGCAGACCGACGCGATGACCGATTATGCGCGGAGTCGCGGCCTGCCGCAGCCGCGGGTCGCGGTGCTGGCCGGTGGCGTCGTTCTCGCGGTCGGCGGCCTCAGCGTGCTGCTCGGCGTGTGGGCCGACCTCGGGGCACTGCTACTGGTGATCATGCTGGTGCCGACGGCATTCCTGATGCACCAGTTCTGGAAGGAGACCGATCCGCAGGCCCAACAGGGCGAGATGATCCATTTCAACAAGGATCTCGCGCTCGCCGGCGCCGCGCTGATGTTGTTCGCCTTCTTCGCACATGTCGACGAACTCGGATTGACGATCACCGGACCGCTTTTCACCGGCCTGTAG
- a CDS encoding universal stress protein translates to MTAYRTIVVGTDGSDSSYVAVDKAASLAAAAGATLVVACAYYPTDDRDVAAAADVLKDEAYQVRGSAPTNEILRAARDRATAEGAEEIVERAIVGEPVESLLALVKEVEADLLVVGNRGLNTLAGRLLGSVPSDVARKSRSDVLIVHTVR, encoded by the coding sequence ATGACCGCCTACCGGACCATTGTCGTCGGTACCGATGGCTCGGACTCGTCGTACGTCGCCGTCGACAAGGCCGCTTCGCTGGCCGCGGCCGCGGGTGCGACCCTGGTCGTCGCCTGCGCGTACTACCCGACCGACGATCGCGATGTGGCTGCTGCCGCCGATGTGCTCAAGGACGAGGCCTACCAGGTGCGCGGCTCCGCGCCCACCAACGAGATCCTGCGCGCCGCCCGCGACCGCGCGACCGCCGAAGGCGCCGAGGAGATCGTCGAGCGCGCGATCGTCGGTGAGCCCGTCGAATCGCTGCTTGCGCTCGTCAAGGAGGTCGAGGCCGATCTGCTGGTCGTCGGTAACCGCGGCCTGAACACCCTGGCCGGCCGGTTGCTGGGTTCGGTGCCTTCGGATGTGGCGCGCAAGTCCCGCTCCGATGTGCTGATCGTGCACACCGTCAGGTAA
- a CDS encoding HelD family protein has protein sequence MPDRLTQDRAAHDGTPERNREIDLEQAYLSVLYERLDDMREYATKRLRTVLLETGGTPQARTERESFSQLYSEDLAKYDAAEHGLCFGRIDLDGSTASSDPQAVASGQEDEYRYIGRLGILDEKDDYETLLLDWRAPLARPFYLATTAAPDGVIRRRHIRSRNRRVTAINDEYLDLDAARTAGVTDDAGGVGSESALLSALNAARTGHMNDIVETIQSEQDAIIRSEHKSVLVVQGGPGTGKTAVALHRAAYLLYTYRQQLAKSGVLIIGPNATFLDYIGQVLPSLGETGVLLSTIGDLYPGVKATREDSLRAGEVKGSLAMLEVLKQAVRDRQEVPSEPIRLAFDGYPVTLDRKIATKARGRARSSRRPHNLARPIFASSVIDALTEQLAQTMGADLSGGHRGMAGGAADGAGKESLLSRTDLAEIRDEMRADPGIQAAIGKLWPILSPQEVLADLLADPKRLDRAASSLDPADRAELARSDNGEFSAPDAPLLDELAELLGIDDTEERERARRRWRAQLAEAQDALDILTGSAPQDLEDDLDPEILMAYDLIDASQLAERQDVRNRQTTAERAAGDRNWTYGHVIVDEAQELSEMAWRMVMRRIPNRWVTVVGDVAQTGDPAGASSWQRMLEPYVAQRWKLTELTVNYRTPAEIMAVAADVLAEIDPAASVPRSVRETSVRPRAHAVDASELRSAVAQLVAAETSPGTTAVITPHEMVADFVELAGESVRVLTVHDVKGLEFDAVYLVEPQGILDESPRGMNDLYVALTRATQRLGVVHTGDLPPVLSGLD, from the coding sequence TTGCCCGACCGCCTCACTCAGGATCGTGCCGCGCACGACGGCACACCCGAGCGGAACCGCGAGATCGACCTGGAGCAGGCCTACCTGTCCGTGCTCTATGAACGACTCGACGATATGCGCGAATACGCCACGAAACGGCTGCGCACCGTCCTGCTGGAAACCGGTGGCACCCCGCAGGCCCGCACCGAACGCGAATCCTTCAGCCAGCTCTATTCCGAGGATCTGGCCAAATACGACGCCGCCGAACACGGCCTGTGTTTCGGCCGCATCGACCTCGACGGCAGTACCGCTTCGAGCGACCCGCAAGCAGTCGCTAGCGGCCAAGAAGACGAATACCGCTACATCGGCAGGCTCGGCATCCTCGACGAGAAGGACGATTACGAGACGCTGCTGCTGGATTGGCGCGCGCCCCTGGCCCGTCCGTTCTATCTCGCGACGACTGCCGCCCCGGACGGGGTGATCCGGCGCCGACATATCCGGTCCCGCAATCGGCGGGTCACTGCCATCAATGACGAATACCTGGACCTCGACGCCGCTCGGACTGCCGGTGTGACCGATGACGCGGGCGGGGTCGGCAGCGAGAGCGCACTGCTCTCGGCGCTCAATGCGGCGCGCACCGGCCATATGAACGACATCGTCGAGACCATCCAGAGCGAGCAAGACGCGATCATTCGCTCCGAGCACAAGAGCGTGCTGGTGGTCCAGGGCGGTCCGGGCACCGGCAAGACCGCCGTCGCCCTGCACCGCGCGGCATACCTGCTCTACACCTACCGTCAGCAGTTGGCCAAGAGCGGTGTGCTGATCATCGGCCCGAATGCCACCTTCCTCGATTACATCGGTCAGGTGCTGCCATCGCTCGGTGAGACCGGCGTGCTGCTGTCCACCATCGGCGATCTGTACCCGGGAGTGAAGGCCACCCGCGAGGATTCGCTGCGCGCCGGTGAGGTCAAGGGCTCGCTGGCCATGCTGGAGGTCCTCAAGCAGGCGGTGCGCGACCGTCAAGAAGTGCCGTCCGAGCCGATCAGGCTTGCCTTCGACGGCTATCCGGTCACACTCGATCGCAAGATCGCCACCAAGGCGCGCGGCCGGGCCCGCTCCTCGCGGCGCCCGCACAATCTGGCCCGGCCGATCTTCGCCTCCTCGGTCATCGACGCGCTCACCGAACAACTGGCCCAGACCATGGGCGCGGATCTGTCCGGCGGCCACCGGGGGATGGCAGGAGGCGCAGCCGACGGGGCGGGTAAGGAAAGTCTGCTCAGCCGAACGGATCTCGCCGAGATCCGGGACGAAATGCGTGCCGATCCGGGGATCCAGGCGGCCATCGGCAAGCTCTGGCCGATCCTGTCGCCGCAGGAGGTGCTCGCGGATCTGCTGGCCGATCCGAAGCGACTCGATCGGGCCGCGAGCAGTCTGGATCCGGCCGACCGAGCCGAACTCGCGCGCTCGGACAACGGCGAATTCAGCGCGCCGGACGCACCGCTGCTGGACGAACTAGCCGAACTGCTCGGCATCGACGATACCGAGGAACGCGAACGCGCCCGCCGTCGCTGGCGGGCTCAATTGGCCGAGGCGCAGGACGCGCTCGACATCCTGACCGGTTCCGCACCACAGGATCTCGAGGACGACCTCGATCCGGAGATCCTGATGGCCTACGACCTGATCGACGCCAGCCAGCTGGCCGAACGTCAGGATGTGCGCAACCGGCAGACCACCGCGGAACGCGCGGCGGGTGACCGCAATTGGACCTACGGCCATGTGATCGTCGATGAGGCGCAGGAACTTTCGGAGATGGCCTGGCGAATGGTGATGCGCCGCATACCGAACCGGTGGGTCACGGTGGTCGGCGATGTCGCGCAGACCGGCGATCCGGCGGGTGCCTCGTCCTGGCAGCGGATGCTGGAACCCTATGTGGCACAACGGTGGAAGCTCACCGAGTTGACCGTGAACTACCGGACCCCGGCGGAGATCATGGCGGTCGCGGCGGACGTGCTCGCCGAGATCGATCCGGCCGCGTCGGTGCCGCGGTCGGTGCGGGAGACGAGTGTGCGGCCCCGCGCCCATGCCGTCGATGCGAGCGAATTACGCAGTGCGGTAGCGCAATTGGTAGCCGCGGAGACCAGCCCCGGCACCACGGCCGTCATCACACCGCATGAGATGGTCGCGGACTTCGTCGAGTTGGCGGGCGAATCCGTCCGGGTGCTCACGGTCCACGATGTCAAGGGCCTGGAATTCGACGCGGTCTATCTGGTGGAACCCCAGGGGATCCTCGACGAATCGCCGCGTGGGATGAACGACCTGTACGTGGCACTGACCCGAGCGACCCAGCGACTCGGTGTGGTGCACACCGGCGACCTGCCGCCGGTGCTCAGCGGACTGGATTGA